One Verrucomicrobiaceae bacterium genomic window carries:
- a CDS encoding TIM barrel protein yields the protein MSKSAPKLHNAMWPGLVGKGDGEGQEPAISLERMLDLTAAANVNGQKFEGIDYFLFLPHTDPNASDDEIKRIADLIASKGFSVGSLVAPVWPGTVGDSAMGDDAQQEKFLSAVKMACRIAKIFNTHGVRKYGVIRIDSAEFGVAKWRENSKASTARIIDTFKKAAAIAKDSGERLAAEGEICWAGMHSWKDMLDVLEGVGMPEALGFQADLAHTYLYTLGYNAPEHALVKEGYSEAEFYAAYEKMTDALRPWTIDFHVAQNDGTVHGAGSHDKTGKHCRADDPNGKLDIVKCSGYWLKDAAARGIKHICWDGCMFPNAVLETPSTWNTILGTMMKVRDAHGW from the coding sequence ATGAGCAAATCCGCACCCAAACTCCATAACGCGATGTGGCCCGGCCTCGTCGGCAAAGGCGACGGCGAAGGCCAAGAACCCGCCATCAGTCTCGAGCGCATGCTCGATCTCACCGCCGCAGCGAATGTGAACGGCCAGAAGTTCGAGGGCATCGACTACTTCCTTTTCCTCCCACACACCGATCCGAATGCCAGCGATGATGAAATCAAGCGCATCGCCGATCTCATCGCCTCCAAGGGCTTCTCCGTGGGCTCCCTCGTCGCCCCTGTGTGGCCGGGCACCGTCGGTGACTCCGCCATGGGTGATGATGCGCAGCAGGAGAAATTCCTCAGCGCTGTCAAAATGGCCTGCCGCATCGCGAAAATCTTCAACACCCACGGCGTGCGCAAATATGGCGTCATCCGCATCGATTCCGCTGAGTTCGGCGTGGCCAAATGGCGTGAAAACTCCAAAGCCAGCACCGCTCGTATCATTGATACCTTCAAGAAAGCCGCCGCCATCGCCAAAGACAGTGGCGAGCGCCTCGCGGCTGAAGGTGAAATCTGCTGGGCTGGCATGCACTCCTGGAAAGACATGCTCGACGTCCTCGAAGGCGTGGGGATGCCAGAGGCACTCGGCTTCCAGGCTGATCTGGCCCACACCTACCTCTACACCCTGGGCTACAATGCCCCTGAGCACGCTCTGGTGAAGGAAGGCTACTCCGAAGCCGAGTTCTACGCTGCTTATGAAAAGATGACGGATGCCCTCCGCCCATGGACCATCGACTTCCATGTCGCTCAGAATGACGGCACCGTGCACGGCGCAGGCAGCCATGACAAAACCGGCAAACACTGCCGCGCCGATGACCCCAATGGTAAGCTCGACATCGTCAAGTGCTCTGGCTACTGGCTCAAGGATGCCGCTGCACGCGGTATCAAGCACATCTGCTGGGACGGCTGCATGTTCCCCAATGCCGTGCTAGAGACGCCATCCACCTGGAACACCATCCTGGGCACCATGATGAAGGTCCGCGACGCCCACGGCTGGTAA
- a CDS encoding NUDIX hydrolase codes for MEPPEIELYTPGTEPGWSLVESTLVFDNPHLHVAQNRYLTPGRQDKPQTWMVAGRKAAVAVAPRLADGRFVLIRQERLPVQQTMWEFPAGQIDAQVVTRDNILSTAHNELREEAGLALDAATGRMTPMGWFFPSQGFTDECVYLLHAEPVCVEGQPEPEGSEHISSVRFVGAGELRRMIAENEITNALSLALFARMAAKGLL; via the coding sequence ATGGAGCCCCCTGAAATCGAACTTTACACACCTGGCACAGAGCCCGGTTGGAGCCTGGTGGAGAGCACGCTTGTTTTTGACAATCCCCATCTGCATGTGGCGCAGAATCGCTACCTCACACCCGGCAGGCAGGACAAGCCGCAGACCTGGATGGTAGCCGGTCGCAAGGCGGCGGTGGCCGTGGCCCCACGCCTAGCGGATGGGCGCTTCGTGCTCATCCGGCAGGAGCGGCTGCCGGTGCAGCAGACGATGTGGGAATTCCCCGCCGGGCAAATCGATGCGCAGGTGGTGACGCGTGATAACATCCTCTCCACCGCACACAATGAGCTGCGTGAGGAGGCCGGACTGGCCCTGGATGCCGCGACAGGGCGGATGACGCCGATGGGCTGGTTTTTTCCTTCGCAAGGATTCACCGATGAGTGCGTTTACCTTCTCCACGCGGAACCCGTGTGCGTCGAGGGCCAGCCGGAACCGGAGGGCAGCGAGCACATCAGCTCCGTGCGTTTCGTCGGTGCAGGAGAGCTGCGTCGGATGATCGCGGAAAACGAGATCACCAACGCCCTGTCACTGGCGCTTTTCGCGCGGATGGCGGCCAAGGGTTTGCTTTGA
- the tatC gene encoding twin-arginine translocase subunit TatC, whose protein sequence is MWQGILKKVFSVRDKVALNLSGETDQEKPFLEHLEDLRTMIVRMVMTLVITTIGTFVFYQDLFKVILYPLVLAGLCADMEAARSYLVNIGVAGPFMMAINVSLITAVILSFPLLLVFLLQFILPGLKPNEKKLLWPAIAIGTGLFLGGANFAYWVVLPKALLFFDQFAESVGAKQMWEISEYITFTTRFILVFGIAFELPVIVMALVKLDILNFKIMKNTWRHALVGITLFAAIITPTPDVFTLMLMSGPLYVLYAICVYLAYLLEKKDKEAYPEYYAQIEKDEQELEKANSDDWDNENYNPWSTADEDEQDMKDEYQRPAATPSAPPPEVEKTPATGSSDEDDSYQGEDQSSVMPDDDDLPPSTAKRPPKTSPARMRSGLVAVCRDQSMRLAP, encoded by the coding sequence ATGTGGCAAGGCATCCTCAAAAAAGTATTCTCCGTTCGTGACAAGGTCGCGCTGAACCTCAGTGGCGAAACTGATCAAGAAAAGCCCTTCCTAGAGCATCTGGAAGATCTGCGCACGATGATCGTGCGCATGGTCATGACGCTGGTGATCACCACCATCGGCACCTTTGTTTTCTACCAGGATCTGTTCAAGGTCATCCTCTATCCCCTGGTGCTTGCTGGGCTGTGTGCAGACATGGAGGCTGCGCGGTCCTATCTGGTGAATATCGGTGTTGCGGGCCCTTTTATGATGGCGATCAATGTTTCGCTCATCACGGCGGTGATCCTTTCCTTTCCGCTGCTACTCGTCTTTCTGCTTCAGTTCATCCTCCCTGGACTGAAGCCGAATGAGAAAAAACTGCTCTGGCCGGCTATTGCCATCGGCACGGGGCTTTTCCTCGGTGGGGCGAACTTTGCCTACTGGGTCGTGCTACCAAAGGCGCTGCTCTTTTTCGATCAATTCGCGGAATCCGTCGGGGCGAAGCAGATGTGGGAGATCAGTGAGTACATCACCTTCACCACACGCTTCATTTTGGTCTTCGGGATCGCCTTTGAGCTGCCGGTCATCGTCATGGCGCTGGTGAAGCTGGACATCCTGAACTTCAAGATCATGAAAAACACCTGGCGGCATGCGCTGGTGGGCATCACGCTCTTTGCGGCGATCATCACACCGACGCCGGATGTCTTCACGCTGATGCTGATGAGCGGCCCGCTGTATGTCCTCTATGCGATCTGCGTCTATCTGGCCTACTTGCTGGAGAAGAAGGACAAAGAGGCCTATCCCGAGTACTACGCCCAAATCGAAAAAGACGAGCAAGAGCTCGAAAAGGCCAATTCGGACGATTGGGACAATGAAAACTACAATCCCTGGTCCACCGCTGATGAAGACGAACAGGATATGAAGGATGAGTACCAGCGCCCAGCGGCTACTCCGTCTGCGCCACCGCCAGAGGTCGAAAAAACGCCCGCAACAGGCTCCAGTGACGAGGATGACAGCTACCAAGGTGAGGACCAAAGTTCCGTCATGCCTGATGATGACGATCTCCCCCCATCGACCGCGAAAAGACCACCGAAGACCTCGCCCGCGAGGATGAGGAGCGGTCTCGTGGCGGTGTGTCGTGATCAAAGCATGCGCCTTGCTCCTTGA
- a CDS encoding ABC transporter permease → MLTTLGRHTLGLLGRLGDFTLFTGQSFTAVTRTRRLTGRVIRSVFEAGTRCLPVILIVGGFTGLVLGLQGHYVLNRFGSESLLGTLVSLSLVRELGPVLAALMLVGQAGSSLAAELGIQRNTEQIAALETMGVDSHGYLVTPRLLAALAVFPLQTALFVSVGLFGGYLTGSQMLGLEPGVYWSAVEKAIQPRDVTECFLKATIFGLLTTAICAWQGFHAGRDHRVTGARAVSAATTRAVVISCIVVLAADDVITSFLLHR, encoded by the coding sequence ATGCTTACCACTCTCGGCAGACACACGTTGGGCCTTCTAGGCCGACTCGGGGACTTCACTCTTTTCACAGGGCAATCCTTTACGGCTGTGACGCGGACGCGGCGACTCACAGGGCGTGTGATTCGCTCCGTTTTTGAGGCCGGCACACGTTGTCTCCCTGTTATTTTGATCGTGGGTGGCTTCACTGGCTTAGTGCTGGGCTTGCAGGGGCATTATGTGCTGAATCGCTTCGGCTCCGAGAGCCTACTGGGCACGCTAGTGTCTCTGAGTCTGGTGCGTGAGCTAGGGCCAGTGCTAGCAGCTCTGATGCTGGTGGGGCAGGCCGGCTCCTCACTCGCGGCGGAGCTGGGAATCCAGCGCAATACAGAGCAGATCGCCGCCCTGGAGACGATGGGCGTGGATAGCCACGGATACCTCGTCACACCTCGCCTGCTAGCGGCTCTGGCGGTCTTCCCACTGCAAACAGCGCTATTTGTGAGTGTGGGGCTTTTCGGTGGCTACCTCACGGGCTCGCAGATGCTGGGGCTGGAGCCAGGTGTGTATTGGTCTGCGGTGGAAAAAGCCATCCAACCGCGTGATGTGACCGAGTGTTTTCTGAAGGCCACCATCTTCGGCCTGCTGACGACGGCTATCTGTGCGTGGCAAGGCTTTCACGCGGGGCGTGATCACCGAGTCACAGGTGCCCGCGCAGTCTCAGCAGCCACGACACGTGCTGTGGTGATCTCCTGCATCGTAGTGCTGGCGGCGGATGACGTAATCACGTCTTTCCTACTGCATCGGTAG
- a CDS encoding alpha/beta hydrolase, translating to MEETHRTPPIDRGRELLKSARQEVYKCVGGVDLPVYIWEPAPEKAPPYPKAVAAFFFSSGWDHGQVSQFAPHCVYLASRGMMAMCFDYRVSSKHGTGPLEVMADVRSAFRWIRMNDVELGINPGKVVGIGGSGAGHAVAAAAVLEGFDDPGESRDLSHSPNACVLFNPVMDTWSRHAFGQDRWPDNAQRKACDLIRAIKRGFPPMLIMHGTEDRVVPFAGTYEFARKCAKKKNICKFIEFEGKGHGFFNFNVSFEMYEATLNAMDEFFVELGLIEPDPDAGLGREEVI from the coding sequence ATGGAAGAAACCCACCGCACACCCCCGATCGACCGAGGCCGGGAACTGCTCAAATCCGCCCGCCAGGAGGTCTATAAATGCGTGGGCGGTGTGGACCTGCCGGTGTACATCTGGGAACCCGCACCTGAAAAAGCGCCGCCGTATCCGAAAGCTGTCGCGGCATTCTTCTTTAGCAGCGGTTGGGATCACGGGCAGGTCAGTCAATTCGCCCCACACTGCGTTTATCTAGCCTCTCGTGGCATGATGGCCATGTGCTTCGATTATCGGGTGAGCTCAAAGCACGGCACGGGGCCGCTGGAGGTCATGGCAGATGTGCGTAGTGCCTTCCGCTGGATACGGATGAATGATGTGGAGCTCGGTATCAATCCAGGGAAGGTCGTCGGGATCGGTGGTTCTGGCGCAGGGCATGCGGTGGCGGCTGCGGCGGTGTTGGAGGGCTTTGATGATCCTGGTGAGTCACGCGATCTGAGCCACTCGCCGAATGCTTGTGTGCTTTTTAATCCGGTCATGGACACTTGGTCTAGGCATGCCTTTGGACAAGATCGCTGGCCGGATAATGCGCAGCGCAAAGCCTGCGACCTCATCCGTGCCATCAAGCGCGGCTTCCCACCGATGCTCATCATGCACGGCACCGAGGACCGCGTGGTGCCCTTTGCTGGGACTTATGAGTTCGCCAGGAAATGCGCCAAAAAGAAGAACATCTGCAAATTCATTGAGTTCGAGGGCAAGGGGCACGGCTTCTTCAATTTTAATGTGTCCTTTGAGATGTACGAGGCCACGCTCAATGCGATGGACGAGTTCTTCGTCGAGCTAGGCCTCATCGAGCCTGATCCAGATGCAGGGCTGGGCCGTGAGGAAGTGATCTGA
- a CDS encoding cation:proton antiporter, translating to MLFYPPIAAAETIPPIFALLAVMLAGVVLVSLLLLRLQQSLLAGYFICGVIIANSGIMSLLGGMDSQERIANMAEFGVVLLMFTLGLEFSLGELRYLRRFAFVGGGWQLLLCSALAAVAVILMGMNWQAASLIGVAAGMSSTAVSLKSFQDMGQESSPGARMALAVAIFQDLFIIVFFLFLPLLLPQSGEKQALGASLGSLAWRGGLFVLLAGVTARWLIPWLLNAVTRTRNRELFTLTVIGCCVGLAFTGGLLGLGLALGAFVAGLAVSESIFKHRILADVMPIKDLFLTLFFVTVGLMIDVREAAQHWQPILLLTLLLMVGKTALITIIARKMGLASRQALMAGLGLCSAGEFSLVLLRQAGESGLWTAATQQILLSSAALSMGLLPAVMRSGPALATWLEKVGFNRKKAAQADLSDLRKKIRGMQDHAIICGHGPVGEELNKALLDSGVATLVVELNAETVRLLKRHGQSVLFADATHQETWELTRLSQARMVALTFPDALINAHALAIIRQTRPDIPVLARARFASDVERLKRLGATRVINDEQETAHAVSEAALTLQGA from the coding sequence ATGCTCTTTTATCCCCCCATCGCCGCAGCGGAGACGATACCGCCGATCTTTGCGCTACTGGCAGTCATGCTGGCGGGGGTGGTGCTCGTATCGCTGCTTCTGCTGCGGCTTCAGCAGTCACTACTAGCTGGTTACTTCATCTGCGGCGTCATCATCGCCAACAGCGGCATCATGTCACTCCTCGGAGGCATGGACTCCCAGGAGCGCATCGCCAACATGGCGGAATTCGGCGTGGTGCTGCTGATGTTCACTCTGGGACTAGAGTTCTCGCTGGGAGAGCTGCGATATCTGCGGCGGTTCGCCTTTGTCGGCGGCGGCTGGCAGCTCCTGCTGTGCAGTGCGCTAGCCGCTGTGGCGGTGATCCTCATGGGTATGAACTGGCAGGCAGCCAGTCTCATCGGTGTCGCGGCAGGGATGAGCTCTACTGCTGTGAGTTTAAAGAGCTTTCAGGACATGGGCCAGGAGTCCAGCCCCGGTGCCCGCATGGCGCTAGCCGTCGCCATCTTTCAGGACCTCTTCATCATCGTCTTCTTTCTGTTTCTGCCACTTTTGCTGCCACAGTCGGGTGAAAAACAGGCCCTGGGAGCCAGCCTCGGTAGTCTGGCGTGGCGTGGCGGGCTCTTCGTGCTGCTAGCAGGTGTGACCGCCCGGTGGCTGATCCCGTGGCTACTCAATGCCGTGACACGCACGCGGAACCGTGAGCTATTCACCCTCACCGTCATCGGCTGCTGCGTGGGCCTCGCCTTCACGGGTGGGCTGCTGGGACTAGGGCTGGCACTCGGAGCTTTCGTCGCTGGATTAGCCGTGAGTGAGTCGATTTTCAAACATCGCATCCTAGCGGATGTGATGCCGATCAAAGACCTCTTCCTCACGCTGTTCTTTGTCACCGTGGGGCTGATGATCGACGTGCGAGAGGCCGCGCAGCACTGGCAGCCCATCCTACTCCTCACCTTGCTGCTCATGGTGGGCAAAACAGCACTCATCACCATCATCGCACGAAAAATGGGGCTCGCATCACGGCAGGCACTCATGGCAGGTCTAGGCCTGTGTAGCGCAGGGGAGTTCTCACTCGTGCTCCTGCGCCAAGCGGGCGAATCAGGCCTCTGGACAGCCGCTACTCAGCAAATCCTGCTTTCCTCTGCCGCACTCTCGATGGGGCTACTACCTGCGGTGATGCGCTCAGGCCCCGCACTGGCCACTTGGCTCGAAAAAGTCGGTTTTAACCGCAAAAAAGCCGCCCAGGCCGATCTGAGTGACCTCCGCAAAAAAATCCGTGGCATGCAGGACCACGCCATCATCTGTGGTCACGGGCCAGTGGGCGAGGAGCTCAATAAAGCCCTGCTCGACAGCGGTGTCGCTACACTAGTCGTCGAGTTAAATGCAGAAACGGTCCGCCTCCTCAAGCGCCACGGCCAAAGCGTGCTCTTCGCCGATGCCACGCACCAAGAGACGTGGGAGCTCACACGCCTCTCACAGGCACGGATGGTCGCACTCACCTTCCCTGATGCCCTCATCAATGCCCACGCACTCGCCATCATCCGACAGACACGCCCAGACATCCCCGTGCTAGCCCGCGCCCGCTTTGCCTCCGATGTCGAGCGTCTGAAGCGCCTCGGAGCCACACGCGTCATCAATGATGAACAAGAAACCGCCCACGCCGTCTCCGAAGCCGCCCTCACGCTGCAAGGCGCCTGA
- a CDS encoding glutamate--tRNA ligase: protein MSVRVRFAPSPTGDLHVGGARTALFNWLLARKTGGIFVLRVEDTDGARNTAQASEGIIKGMKWLGLEWDEGPYYQSERKAIYDAYFARLEAAGRLYTEDNGAVRFKFSRTAITVHDLVCGDVTFAPTEEPDMTIRRPDGSYIFHFVNVVDDIEMRISHVIRGEDHLSNTWKHIDLFNAFGANPPTYAHIPLILNPDGTKMSKRDEGSAIEHSYMHAGYLSEAVFNYLCLLGWTPKSEHEKLSRTELVALFDPEAIHSSNAKFDLKKSLWFNAQYLREMTPAALLEAARPFLAAKGLTWTDDSTAAAALHSVREKINLLTELPEWTHYFFREDFPFEDDVRAKLTAKPENAALLRACAEKLSACEDATWSEQTVHDAVEAAARDASVKPGALMPLLRFSLSGQARGPGVTTIAHLIGREKTTTRIHRTLHEVLHASN, encoded by the coding sequence ATGTCCGTACGCGTCCGTTTTGCCCCATCGCCCACGGGAGACCTCCATGTCGGAGGTGCCCGCACCGCTCTCTTTAATTGGCTACTCGCCCGTAAAACAGGCGGCATCTTCGTCCTCCGTGTCGAGGACACCGATGGAGCCCGCAACACCGCCCAAGCCTCCGAAGGCATCATTAAAGGCATGAAATGGCTCGGCCTCGAATGGGATGAAGGCCCCTATTATCAAAGTGAGCGCAAAGCCATCTACGACGCCTATTTTGCCAGGCTCGAAGCCGCAGGTCGCCTCTACACCGAGGACAATGGAGCCGTCCGCTTCAAATTCAGCCGCACTGCCATCACCGTCCACGACCTCGTCTGTGGAGATGTCACCTTCGCCCCCACCGAAGAGCCAGACATGACCATCCGCCGCCCAGATGGCAGCTACATCTTCCACTTCGTCAATGTCGTCGATGACATCGAAATGCGCATCTCCCACGTCATCCGAGGGGAAGACCACCTCTCCAACACCTGGAAGCACATCGACCTCTTCAACGCCTTTGGAGCCAATCCGCCCACCTATGCTCACATACCGCTCATCCTGAACCCAGATGGCACCAAAATGAGCAAGCGTGATGAAGGCAGCGCCATCGAGCACAGCTACATGCATGCCGGCTACCTCTCCGAAGCCGTCTTTAACTACCTCTGCCTCCTCGGCTGGACACCCAAGTCCGAGCACGAAAAGCTCTCCCGCACCGAACTCGTCGCCCTATTCGACCCCGAGGCCATCCACAGCAGCAACGCCAAATTCGATCTCAAAAAGTCCCTCTGGTTCAATGCGCAATACCTGCGAGAAATGACTCCCGCAGCCCTCCTCGAAGCCGCACGCCCCTTCCTCGCCGCCAAAGGCCTCACCTGGACCGACGACAGCACCGCCGCCGCCGCCCTCCACAGCGTGCGCGAGAAAATCAACCTCCTCACCGAGCTACCCGAGTGGACGCACTACTTCTTCCGCGAGGACTTCCCCTTTGAAGACGACGTCCGGGCCAAACTGACCGCCAAGCCCGAAAACGCCGCCCTACTCCGCGCCTGCGCCGAAAAACTCTCCGCCTGCGAAGACGCCACCTGGAGTGAACAAACCGTGCACGACGCCGTCGAGGCCGCCGCCCGTGACGCCAGCGTCAAACCGGGAGCCCTCATGCCCCTGCTGCGATTCTCCCTCAGTGGACAAGCCCGCGGCCCCGGCGTCACCACCATCGCCCACCTCATCGGCCGCGAAAAAACCACCACCCGCATCCACCGCACCCTCCACGAGGTGCTTCATGCCTCCAACTGA
- a CDS encoding tetratricopeptide repeat protein, translating into MSTEPSNNPAALDTPADEQALEKQFKKLLLAGLVIIAALVAWGLIRSNQQAAADAASEAFSSAKTAEDCDLVIKNHSGTVAAANALLLKADLHWEKNEKTSAVDALKKFISENATHPAYAQTVLALATKQEAMGDKADAKAGFERVLSEFAGTDLAQLAQIRLGDMLWADGKADEAKKAYEDATSKYPGVSTFEETSKTRLDWLAANLPTKEVDPPPAPKSTEPAKPEFKIPSVTGGGSLPGLPEMKLSSDIAPPGSPPPAPKSATSLPVEVPAPAPTPAPAPAAPKQ; encoded by the coding sequence GTGAGTACCGAACCCTCCAACAACCCCGCCGCCCTCGACACGCCCGCTGATGAGCAGGCACTCGAAAAACAATTCAAAAAGCTGCTTCTAGCCGGACTCGTCATCATCGCCGCGCTAGTCGCCTGGGGCCTCATTCGTAGCAATCAGCAAGCCGCCGCAGATGCCGCCTCAGAAGCCTTCAGCAGCGCAAAAACTGCCGAAGACTGCGACCTCGTCATCAAAAACCACTCCGGCACCGTAGCCGCTGCCAACGCCCTCCTTTTGAAGGCAGACCTGCATTGGGAAAAGAACGAAAAAACCTCCGCCGTCGATGCGCTGAAGAAATTCATCAGCGAAAACGCCACCCACCCCGCCTACGCACAGACCGTGCTCGCCCTCGCCACCAAGCAGGAAGCCATGGGGGACAAAGCAGATGCCAAAGCAGGCTTTGAGCGTGTCCTTAGCGAATTCGCAGGCACAGACCTCGCCCAGCTGGCACAGATCCGCCTCGGTGACATGCTCTGGGCAGATGGCAAAGCCGATGAGGCCAAAAAAGCCTACGAAGACGCCACCTCCAAATACCCAGGCGTCTCCACCTTTGAAGAAACCAGCAAAACTCGCCTCGACTGGCTCGCCGCCAATCTCCCGACCAAAGAAGTCGATCCGCCACCTGCTCCCAAGTCCACAGAGCCCGCCAAACCCGAGTTCAAAATCCCCTCCGTCACAGGTGGCGGCAGCCTTCCCGGCCTGCCAGAAATGAAGCTCTCCTCCGACATCGCCCCTCCTGGCAGCCCTCCCCCCGCCCCCAAAAGCGCCACCTCTCTTCCCGTCGAAGTCCCCGCTCCTGCTCCGACACCAGCTCCCGCTCCAGCAGCTCCCAAGCAGTAA
- the cysK gene encoding cysteine synthase A, with translation MIYNNIVETIGKTPLVKLNKVTAGLNATIALKCEFFNPLGSVKDRIGMAMIEDAEKRGILKPDTVIIEPTSGNTGIALAFVAAAKGYKLILTMPETMSLERRTLLALLGAELVLTEGPKGMKGAIAKAEELVKATPNAWMPQQFENPANPAIHMRTTAEELWNDTDGKIDILVSAVGTGGTITGVVEALKPRKPSFQAIAVEPDASPVISQTLSGQPVQPGPHKIQGTGAGFVPVNLHLKDSTGNSQITECIKISNDEAFTMARRLAKEEGILVGISTGANVCAAIQVAQRPENAGKLIVTVACSTGERYLSTALADEARAKVGA, from the coding sequence ACAAGGTAACAGCGGGGCTCAATGCCACTATCGCCCTCAAATGTGAGTTCTTTAACCCACTCGGCTCCGTCAAAGACCGTATCGGCATGGCCATGATCGAAGACGCTGAAAAACGCGGCATCCTCAAGCCCGACACCGTCATCATCGAGCCCACCAGTGGTAACACCGGCATCGCGCTCGCCTTTGTCGCAGCCGCCAAAGGCTACAAACTCATCCTCACCATGCCAGAGACCATGTCCCTGGAGCGTCGCACCCTCCTCGCCCTACTCGGCGCGGAGCTCGTCCTCACCGAAGGGCCAAAAGGCATGAAGGGTGCCATCGCCAAAGCGGAGGAACTCGTCAAAGCCACGCCAAACGCCTGGATGCCGCAGCAGTTTGAAAATCCGGCCAATCCAGCCATCCACATGCGCACCACTGCCGAAGAGCTCTGGAACGACACCGATGGCAAGATCGACATCCTCGTCTCCGCCGTAGGCACTGGTGGTACCATCACGGGCGTCGTCGAGGCCCTCAAACCTCGCAAACCGAGCTTCCAAGCCATCGCCGTCGAGCCAGATGCCTCCCCCGTCATCTCGCAGACACTCTCTGGTCAGCCCGTGCAGCCAGGCCCGCATAAAATCCAGGGCACCGGAGCTGGCTTCGTCCCAGTGAACCTCCACCTCAAAGACAGCACCGGAAACAGCCAGATCACCGAGTGCATCAAAATCAGCAACGACGAAGCCTTCACCATGGCACGCCGCCTTGCCAAAGAAGAAGGCATCCTCGTCGGCATCAGCACCGGGGCCAACGTCTGCGCCGCCATCCAGGTCGCCCAGCGCCCAGAAAATGCCGGCAAGCTCATCGTCACCGTCGCCTGCTCCACTGGCGAGCGCTACCTCTCCACCGCCCTCGCAGACGAGGCCCGCGCCAAAGTAGGTGCCTAA